The Planctomycetia bacterium sequence GCATCGGTTGGTCCGTCTTCACCATCAGTACCAGCACAGAGTAAGGTAATATTCTCGAACAAACCAGGTTGGCTGAATCCTCTCTTCTCCAGTGCTGATAAGAATGCCAATGCCATCGATTGATTCCTGCCCCCTTTGCCTGGCTGAGCGGGAAGTTTCACTGTGGTTTCACCACCGGAGATAATACAGCGAGCCAAAGTACTATCAGCGACTGGCCAATGTTCAGCCATCCACTGACCTGTTTCAACCGCATCACCGTCCCAGCACTTGTCAATCGTTTCAACTTGATAACCCATACGCTCTGCCAGTGCAGCAGCAGCCTGGACTGCCAGTGCATTGTTGGCAACGATCTGATGAATAAGCCTGGGTGATTCAACAGGCTGTGTTTTGAGTGTTTCGGGATGTTTGCCTGCTGCTCCTTGCTCAAGATACTTCAAAACAGAAACGGGAGCGTGGGATAACAAATCCTTGCGGTGTAAAACCTCCAAGGCCTCTGCAAAGGTTGTGGGGTCAGTTGCTGTGGGACCAGAAGCAATTACATCAAGTGGATCGCCGATGACATCAGAAATAATCAGGCTGATCAACTGTCTGTTGCCTTGAGATGAAAAACAGCGACGAGTCAATCCACCCCCTTTGAACTGTGAAAGGTGTTTGCGGACAGCATTGAGTTCACCAATGGAAGCACCCGCTGCTGAGAGTTGCTGACTGACTTTTACCTTGTCTTCCAGTGAGACCTCAGCCACGGGTGCACAAAGGATGGCTGACCCGCCTCCGGAAATCAGACACAGAATCACCGCATCCGCTGGTGACTGATCAACGAGTTCCAGCATCTTGATGGTGCCAGCTACCGCTTGCGGAGTGGGAAAGTTATAGCCAACAGGCCT is a genomic window containing:
- a CDS encoding DUF4147 domain-containing protein, whose amino-acid sequence is MHNKNEMGRIRALEIWQAGVNAVQPARCMPHFLSTLASQVGHWPPKKRYVVIGGGKAGAAMAQATETFLLQQGIPASNIKGWVNVPEGSQHRSLQCIHLHAARPVGYNFPTPQAVAGTIKMLELVDQSPADAVILCLISGGGSAILCAPVAEVSLEDKVKVSQQLSAAGASIGELNAVRKHLSQFKGGGLTRRCFSSQGNRQLISLIISDVIGDPLDVIASGPTATDPTTFAEALEVLHRKDLLSHAPVSVLKYLEQGAAGKHPETLKTQPVESPRLIHQIVANNALAVQAAAALAERMGYQVETIDKCWDGDAVETGQWMAEHWPVADSTLARCIISGGETTVKLPAQPGKGGRNQSMALAFLSALEKRGFSQPGLFENITLLCAGTDGEDGPTDAAGAFADMRILELAHQQGLRIDEFLQRQNAYPFFQATGGLLKTGLTETNVMDLQVFIQG